A region of Anopheles merus strain MAF chromosome 2R, AmerM5.1, whole genome shotgun sequence DNA encodes the following proteins:
- the LOC121603641 gene encoding eukaryotic translation initiation factor 6 codes for MALRAEFENNDDIGVFSKLTNSYCLVAIGGSEAFYSVFESELADVIPVVHTSIAGCRIIGRLSVGNKNGLVVPNSTTDVELQHLRNSLPDSVKIHRVEERLSALGNVIACNDYVALVHPDIDRETEEIIVDTLGVEVFRQTVANNVLVGAYSVLSNQGGLVHPKTPSQELDELASLLQIPLVAGTVNRGCEVLAAGMVVNDWCAFCGTSTTSTELSVVESVFKLNEAQPSNVTSNLRASLIEAMS; via the exons ATGGCTTTGCGTGCAGAGTTTGAGAATAATGACGATATCGGTGTGTTCAGCAAACTTACCAACTCATACTGCCTTGTTGCGATCGGAGGTTCAGAGGCATTCTACAG CGTGTTTGAGTCGGAGTTGGCAGACGTTATTCCAGTGGTTCATACCAGCATAgccggatgtagaatcatcgGTCGACTGTCGGTGGGCAACAAGAATGGACTGGTAGTGCCGAACAGTACGACAGATGTGGAACTGCAGCATTTGCGAAATTCCTTGCCGGATTCGGTGAAAATCCATCGCGTCGAGGAGCGACTGTCGGCCCTGGGCAACGTGATCGCTTGCAATGACTATGTCGCCCTGGTCCATCCGGACATTGATCGCGAGACGGAGGAGATCATTGTGGATACGCTGGGCGTGGAAGTGTTCCGTCAGACCGTGGCTAACAATGTGCTCGTCGGTGCGTACTCGGTGCTAAGCAATCAGGGTGGGCTCGTACATCCGAAGACGCCCAGCCAGGAGCTGGACGAGTTGGCGTCGCTTCTACAAATTCCACTTGTGGCCGGTACGGTGAACCGGGGCTGTGAGGTGCTTGCCGCCGGTATGGTAGTGAACGATTGGTGTGCATTCTGTGGTACCAGCACTACCTCGACCGAGCTGTCCGTGGTGGAGAGCGTATTCAAGCTGAACGAAGCACAACCTTCCAATGTCACCAGCAACCTGCGAGCATCTCTGATTGAAGC GATGTCGTAA
- the LOC121603767 gene encoding laminin subunit beta-1, producing MAKIGSSCLAYVVINLFIFHSLILSNNAQRRPAYGRDRLASRPPIHRVHPCEQSSCYPATGNLLIGRENRLEASSTCGTVRPERYCIVSHLEEKKCFLCDTRRETENDPMRNHRIGQIIYKMQPGTVEQTWWQSENGRENVTIQLDLEAEFHFTHLIIVFATFRPAAMLIERSYDFGKTWHVYKYFAHSCRESFPHAPLVARNITDVICDHRYSGVEPSKNGEVIYRVLPPNMNIENPYAEHVQNMLKMTNLRVNFTKLHSLGDNLLDDRDEIQEKYYYAISNMIVRGSCSCYGHASRCLPLEGVRNAVDMVHGRCECTHNTKGLNCEECEDFFNDLPWKPALGKQTNACKKCNCNNHATSCHFDQAVYEHSGRVSGGVCDNCQHNTQGYHCEECAPFFYRDPNEDIQSPYVCKPCDCDPRGSLDDGICDSIADEENGIVAGACHCKRNVNGRRCDHCREGFWNFDEHNPDGCQPCTCNTLGTVNNSGCNVYTGECICKRLVTGRDCNQCMPETYGLSDSLEGCTPCSCHPGGSLDNSCDVITGQCRCRPHMQGRDCSEPKQHYFIPTLHRILEAEVPSTFCESGGGQNCSVVVRERANDRDADFTGPGFIRASEGTVLKFTVDDIPKTMNYDVMVRYQPQMKGDWENVRMTVIRPEVYDPEGPCANSHPSYERDITTTLSEYETSAIALHDICLESGKTYKFIVSFQRHEPYDDNPTAQILIDSIVLIPRIEITPIMQGSHQAEVRHREYVNLGCNHTYYDVNYILNAPEECKDLLKTISVYINNGAMPCECNPTGSKSKKCAESGGFCTCKTNVVGRQCDRCAPGTYGFGPEGCKACDCNSIGSKDNDCDLITGQCNCHPNTYGRECDQCQPGFWNFPNCQICECNGHTPTCNSKTGECLHCQDFTQGWKCDRCVDGYYGNPLLGSSIGCRPCRCPDTVASGHSYANECYLHPSTNDVICSCEEGYSGARCDVCADNYYGNPEKPGGQCQSCDCSNNVDPKRPGNCDSKSGKCLQCLYNTEGDHCEYCRDGFYGDALRQDCRACDCNLLGTNQTIQHCDRYTGQCPCLRNVKGQYCDECIENHWKIASGEGCEACDCDPVGALSEQCNPYDGQCSCKPGFGGRQCNQCEAYFWGDPNVECKPCECNAYGSATQQCDRTTGKCACKSGIGGYKCDQCDRGYLGQAPYCEPCGECFDNWDMILDGLRNETDRTIEEAKTIKKLGATGAYKKEFDSMSKKIAQIEGLLNNTISDREIEAIGGEIDRIRNHLQESLHNLEESERKLQETDSNIKLANIEIVNLGRRADDVKQMTNYLKDNATKLQEGNIEGALNLTRDAWYRVSMLGETNMNITAINSRAENYCRRAEHLINKNQADVVRNHENNEAAFLKYQEELNDLNGNMPDLNQRICDRHGDPCDEFCGGAGCKNGCGGLRCENGALTLSEKALDFAKKTEQNIKEKEELADDILRSMSQAKANASESYKKAKRTHDETQAHLEDTKDLIDRANILVVKLTDMIENTTASPGEMRELIEQMMSYTLQLDPEQIDDLAQKIQDAVSHLVNVESIIRNTENDLRRVEMLKSDALDKKERAEKVLAGVLNITRALDDADDAQKKARQSIKQANADIASAKIDLEEIDKETEEAQKRANSTANAVLALQSRLEQLQKDNIRNELDAKDINKQAEDVKDSANNAHERATQLKNDFKTANESLTAQARRSESARERAQNLLNRASKITVDTTTQLSALQSMDDIYKSNEKEIQNLEAELNDLTGKITFYLQTIQTNAERYRQCT from the exons CACGGTCGAGCAAACCTGGTGGCAGTCGGAGAATGGGCGTGAAAACGTCACCATTCAGCTGGACCTCGAAGCAGAGTTTCACTTTACCCATCTGATCATCGTGTTCGCGACGTTCCGTCCGGCGGCGATGCTGATCGAGCGATCGTACGATTTCGGCAAAACCTGGCACGTGTACAAATACTTTGCCCATAGCTGCCGCGAGTCGTTCCCGCACGCTCCGCTGGTCGCGCGGAACATTACCGACGTGATTTGCGATCATCGGTACTCGGGCGTCGAGCCGTCGAAGAACGGCGAGGTGATCTACCGGGTGCTGCCGCCGAACATGAACATCGAGAATCCGTACGCCGAGCACGTGCAGAACATGCTAAAGATGACGAATCTGCGCGTCAACTTCACGAAGCTCCACTCGCTCGGCGACAACCTGCTGGACGATCGGGACGAGATACAGGAGAAGTACTACTACGCCATCTCGAACATGATCGTGCGTGGTTCGTGCTCGTGCTACGGCCATGCATCGCGCTGCCTGCCGCTCGAGGGCGTCCGGAACGCGGTGGACATGGTGCACGGTCGGTGCGAGTGTACGCACAACACGAAGGGCTTGAACTGCGAGGAGTGTGAGGACTTCTTCAACGATCTGCCCTGGAAGCCGGCCCTTGGCAAGCAGACGAACGCTTGTAAAA AGTGTAACTGTAACAACCATGCGACGAGCTGCCACTTTGACCAGGCCGTGTATGAGCACTCGGGACGGGTAAGTGGCGGCGTGTGCGACAACTGTCAGCACAACACGCAAGGCTACCACTGCGAAGAGTGTGCGCCGTTCTTCTATCGCGATCCGAACGAAGACATCCAGAGCCCGTACGTGTGCAAACCGTGCGACTGTGATCCACGTGGCTCGCTGGACGATGGCATCTGTGACTCGATCGCGGACGAGGAGAACGGCATCGTGGCCGGCGCGTGTCACTGCAAGCGCAATGTGAACGGCCGTCGGTGCGACCACTGTCGCGAAGGGTTCTGGAACTTTGACGAGCATAATCCGGACGGTTGCCAGCCGTGCACGTGCAACACGCTCGGCACGGTGAACAACTCGGGCTGCAACGTGTACACTGGGGAGTGCATCTGTAAGCGGTTGGTGACCGGGCGCGACTGCAaccagtgtatgccggagacGTACGGACTGTCGGACAGTTTGGAGGGCTGTACGCCGTGCAGCTGTCATCCGGGAGGATCGCTGGACAATAGCTGCGACGTGATTACGGGACAGTGTCGATGCCGGCCGCACATGCAGGGACGCGATTGCAGTGAGCCGAAGCAGCACTACTTCATTCCCACGTTGCACCGTATCCTGGAGGCGGAGGTTCCATCAACT tTCTGTGAATCCGGTGGAGGG CAAAACTGTTCGGTTGTTGTGCGTGAACGGGCAAACGATCGTGATGCGGACTTCACCGGGCCCGGATTCATTCGAGCGTCCGAAGGTACCGTGCTAAAGTTCACCGTGGACGACATACCGAAGACGATGAACTACGACGTGATGGTGCGCTACCAGCCGCAGATGAAGGGCGACTGGGAGAACGTGCGCATGACGGTGATCCGTCCGGAAGTGTACGACCCGGAGGGTCCGTGCGCCAACTCACACCCGAGCTACGAGCGCGACATCACCACGACACTGTCCGAGTACGAAACGAGCGCCATCGCCCTGCACGACATCTGTCTGGAGAGTGGCAAGACGTACAAGTTCATCGTGTCCTTCCAGCGGCACGAACCGTACGACGATAATCCGACGGCCCAGATACTGATCGACTCCATCGTGCTGATACCGCGCATCGAAATCACACCGATCATGCAGGGCTCGCACCAGGCCGAGGTGCGGCACCGCGAGTACGTCAATCTGGGATGCAACCACACGTACTACGACGTGAACTACATCCTGAACGCGCCGGAAGAGTGCAAGGATCTGCTGAAAACGATCAGTGTGTACATCAACAACGGTGCCATGC CTTGCGAGTGTAATCCGACCGGTTCGAAGAGCAAGAAGTGTGCCGAATCTGGAGGTTTCTGTACGTGCAAGACGAACGTTGTGGGACGGCAGTGCGACCGGTGTGCTCCGGGTACGTACGGCTTCGGACCTGAAGGCTGCAAGGCCTGTGACTGTAACAGCATCGGGTCGAAGGACAACGACTGCGACCTGATTACGGGTCAGTGTAACTGCCATCCGAACACGTACGGCCGGGAGTGTGACCAGTGCCAGCCGGGCTTCTGGAACTTCCCCAACTGTCAGATTTGCGAGTGCAACGGCCACACACCGACGTGTAACTCGAAGACGGGCGAGTGTCTCCACTGTCAGGACTTTACGCAGGGCTGGAAGTGTGACCGCTGCGTCGACGGGTACTACGGCAATCCGCTGCTCGGCTCGTCGATTGGTTGCCGACCGTGCCGCTGTCCGGACACGGTTGCGTCGGGCCATTCGTACGCGAACGAGTGCTATCTGCATCCTTCGACGAACGATGTGATCTGCTCGTGCGAGGAAGGCTATTCCGGCGCGCGGTGTGACGTGTGCGCGGACAATTACTACGGCAATCCGGAGAAACCGGGAGGCCAGTGCCAGTCGTGCGACTGTAGCAACAATGTCGATCCGAAGCGCCCGGGTAACTGCGATTCGAAGTCGGGCAAATGTTTGCAGTGTctgtacaacacggagggcgacCATTGCGAGTACTGTCGCGATGGTTTCTATGGTGATGCGCTGCGGCAGGACTGTCGTGCTTGCGATTGTAACTTGCTGGGAACAAACCAAACGATACAGCACTGCGACCGGTACACCGGCCAGTGTCCGTGCCTGCGCAACGTGAAGGGACAGTACTGTGACGAGTGTATCGAAAACCACTGGAAGATTGCTAGCGGCGAAGGATGCGAGGCGTGCGATTGTGATCCGGTCGGGGCGCTTAGTGAGCAGTGTAATCCG TATGATGGTCAGTGCTCGTGCAAACCTGGCTTTGGTGGACGTCAGTGTAATCAGTGTGAGGCTTACTTCTGGGGCGATCCGAACGTGGAATGCAAAC CCTGTGAATGTAATGCATACGGCTCTGCAACTCAACAGTGCGACCGCACCACCGGCAAGTGTGCCTGTAAGTCTGGCATTGGCGGTTACAAGTGCGATCAGTGCGATCGAGGCTATCTCGGCCAAGCTCCGTACTGCGAACCATGCGGCGAGTGCTTCGACAACTGGGACATGATTCTGGACGGGCTGCGGAACGAAACGGATCGTACGATTGAGGAGGCGAAAACGATCAAGAAGCTTGGTGCCACCGGTGCCTACAAGAAGGAGTTCGATTCCATGTCGAAGAAGATCGCCCAAATCGAGGGCCTGCTCAATAACACCATCTCCGATCGGGAGATCGAAGCGATTGGCGGCGAGATTGACCGTATTCGCAACCATCTGCAGGAATCGCTGCACAATCTGGAGGAATCGGAACGGAAGCTGCAAGAGACGGACTCGAACATTAAGCTCGCGAACATCGAAATCGTTAATCTGGGCCGTCGGGCGGACGACGTGAAGCAGATGACCAACTACCTGAAGGACAATGCGACGAAGCTGCAGGAGGGCAACATCGAAGGTGCGTTGAATCTGACCCGCGACGCCTGGTACCGCGTGAGCATGCTGGGTGAAACGAACATGAACATCACGGCGATCAACAGCCGGGCGGAGAACTACTGCCGGCGGGCGGAACATCTGATCAACAAAAATCAGGCCGACGTAGTGCGCAACCACGAGAACAACGAGGCCGCCTTCCTGAAGTACCAGGAGGAGCTGAACGATCTGAACGGCAACATGCCGGATCTGAACCAGCGCATCTGCGATCGGCATGGCGATCCGTGCGATGAGTTCTGCGGCGGCGCGGGCTGTAAGAATGGATGTGGCGGGCTGCGGTGCGAGAATGGTGCGTTGACACTGTCCGAGAAGGCACTAGACTTTGCGAAGAAGACCGAGCAGAACATtaaggagaaggaggagctgGCGGATGATATTCTACGTTCG ATGTCGCAAGCGAAAGCCAATGCTTCGGAGTCGTACAAGAAAGCGAAGCGAACGCACGACGAAACTCAAGCTCATCTCGAGGACACGAAGGATCTGATCGATCGTGCGAACATACTGGTTGTCAAGCTGACGGACATGATCGAAAACACAACGGCTTCGCCGGGTGAAATGCGCGAACTTATCGAGCAGATGATGAGCTACACACTGCAGCTCGATCCCGAACAGATCGATGATCTTGCACAGAAGATTCAGGATGCGGTATCTCACCTGGTCAATGTGGAATCGATCATCCGCAACACGGAGAACGATCTGCGACGCGTGGAGATGCTCAAGTCTGATGCGCTGGATAAAAA GGAACGCGCAGAGAAGGTGTTAGCGGGCGTGTTGAACATTACACGCGCTCTGGACGATGCGGACGATGCGCAGAAAAAGGCACGCCAATCGATCAAGCAAGCAAATGCGGACATTGCTTCTGCCAAGATCGATCTGGAGGAG ATTGACAAGGAAACGGAAGAAGCACAGAAGCGTGCCAACTCGACGGCTAATGCGGTGCTAGCGCTGCAGTCGCGCCTTGAACAGCTCCAGAAGGACAACATTCGCAATGAGCTGGACGCCAAGGACATCAACAAACAGGCCGAAGACGTAAAGGACTCCGCTAACAATGCGCACGAACGTGCAACACAG CTTAAAAACGATTTCAAGACCGCGAACGAGTCACTCACGGCACAGGCTCGGCGTTCCGAGAGTGCCCGGGAGCGTGCACAAAACTTGCTGAACCGTGCCTCCAAAATTACCGTCGACACGACCACTCAGCTGTCAGCTCTGCAGA GTATGGACGATATCTATAAATCGAACGAAAAGGAAATCCAGAATTTGGAAGCTGAGCTGAACGATCTTACCGGAAAGATCACGTTCTATCTGCAGACGATTCAGACCAATGCGGAGCGATATCGTCAGTGCACATAA